In Malus sylvestris chromosome 2, drMalSylv7.2, whole genome shotgun sequence, the genomic stretch GAAATAGTATTTAAGAAATGTTCTAATAGTGGTGGTAAGACAACAGTGATGCTGgtgggtggtggtggcggcTGTGGCGGTGACAACAATGGTGGTAGTGGCGGTGATGACAATGGATGGTGACAACGACAGCGGTGGAGGAGACAACGGTATGTGATGGTTGCATCAGtcgtgatggtgatgatgatggtggAAGTGGTGGTACCATTCATGGTTGAGTTTTTTGGTATTTGTTATTTTAAACTCTCATTTAAATTTAGAAATGATAACTATTTACATAgaatttaaatttgtaaatagaatttaaatttgtaaatgGAAAGTTTCgagttctaatttttttccaCTCGAAATTCTAgatttctatatttatgaatccaaagaaaGGACTTGTTGCAtttgcatgttaatttataaattaacataGAATTTAAACTTGTGAATGGAAGGTTTcgaattccattttttttccactTGAAAATTCTAGATTTCTATACTTatgaatccaaagaaatgaCTTGTTGCATGTTAATTTGTAAAATAACATAGAATATAAACTTGTGAATGAAAGGTTTccaattccaatttttttttcacttgaaaATTCTAGATTTCTACGTTTatgattcaaaaaaaaaaaagaacttgatacatgttaatttataaattgaactttaaccaaatttcaagtttacgTTCCTCATCGAAACATAATGTAATAGAATTTTtataaaaccctaatgaaaataCCACGTTAACAAGCGTTAATAGAagtaaagaattatatcaatttCACCAACTTTTGCAGGAAAATACCTCGTCATTGTTCAAGTCGAAACGCGTCGTTTCAAGCGACCACATATCATCATATTTCAGTCGCTTAAGCCCCAGGTtaaacccttctctctctccccctctccgAATGAAGCATTCTCGGTTGAGCTCGCTGTTCAATTTCTCATCTCGTTTCGGTTTCCGAAACTCACCGGGCGTTTCGCTTTACTCGACGACGACGTATCGCCCTCACAGAGAGCCCTCGAGAGGCACACTCAACGAGCTCTACCGTCGGATTTCCCGCGCCGGTGATCATACAGCCCCCATTTCCCCGATTCTCGACCAGTGGATCGAAGAAGGCCGAACCGCACCCAAAGGTGCATTCGTCACCATCATCAAGGAGCTCAGGCAGTACAAGCAATACAAGCACGCTCTCGAGGTACTATGTTCTGTTTGGTTCTCTGGAAAATGTGGAAATgaaattaatttagggtttcttattccgtaatttttttttactcaatATACTGAGATTATGTTGAAATCAGTGAAATTGAACTGTCAATGGCTTGAAATTATGCTAATTGAGTAGCTTAATTGTGTTCCTATCAGCATTTGAATGCATATAGAGCTTCATTGcttcatttttgtgtgtttatattatatttatgtgtgtgtgtgtgtatgtatatgtgtgtgtgtgtgtgtgtgtatatatagatatatgtaGGAGAAGCTTTATAAGAGAATCCCGCTCCATGGAGCGGAATAGGATAGTGCCCTCATAATGAACATGTCATGACCATGTATGACTGTTCATAGTTTCGTGTTTTTGCCCCCACAATATAGGGGTGCTATATGGACAATACATAGTTATGAAACAGTCAATACGAGGGCACTGTCATATCTCTCTCCAACAGTGAAGTTGCATCCCCTTAAGAAGGGGATCCGATGTTCAGTCTTTCTACGGAATATCAACAACATACCAACAATTTTAAGCTTGCAGTATTGACAATTTCAATAATATCGATGGCATGTCTGCATTTAAAGAAAATGCAGTTAACTGCAACGTAAAAAAATTCTATGTGCGTGTGCGCATGTGTATTGGAGTCATAGCTTCTGAACTCAATAAATGGGAGTGGTTTAACAGTAGTTTAGATGCCAATTCTGATCACGATGCTTTAATATTCAAATAAGTCACCCAAGTAGCAAATCTTTCATCTGTTGCATCTACTTGATATTTGGATTTCTGGAGAAAGATTGTCTAGCTTAGTGAGTTAGCATCAACCCATCTTCTTAATATTAGTTTAGATCCCAATTCTGATAACAATGCTTTAATATTCAAAATAAGTGTCTAGTCTAGTGAGTTAGCAAGTATCAACCCATCTTCGGAAATTTGATCTCGTTTATTTATTCTCAGATATCAATGTGGTTGTCTGACAAAAGGTACTTTGAGCTTACAATTGCTGATGTTGCCATCCGACTCGATTTGATTGCAAAAGTTCACGGAATAGAACAAGCTGAGGATTACTTTAACAACATTCCTAAAAATTTGAAAGTTCTTGAGGTTTACTGTGCTCTCCTGAACAGCTATGCTCGTGCAAAACTTGTGGAAAAGGCTGAGGACATCATGCAGAAGATGAGGGAATTGGGGTTTGCTAGGACATCGTTGTCCTACAACAATTTGCTCAATTTGTATCATCAGACTGGAAACACTGACAAATTCAATGTTCTAATGAGTGACATGAAAGAGAAGGGCATTCTTCATGACAAGTTCACATATTGTATCCAGATCTCTGCATATGCAGCTGCTTCCGATCTTGAGGGAATTGACAAGGTTATGGCAGAGTGGGAGTCCGATCCCAAGGTTCTTATGGATTGGGATAGTTATTCCAACGTGGCAATTTCTTATAAGAAAGCAGGAAATGTGGAAAAGGCTTTGGCAATGCTAGAGAGGTCTGAGAAACTGATGTCAAGTTCTAAAAGAAAGAGGGGAGCATATGAGTACCTTATGACACAATATGCAGCACTAGGGCAGAAAGATAGGGTTATGAGACTCTGGGAACTATACAAGAAGCACATGAAAATATACAATAGGGGTTACATAAGTATAATGACCTCTGTGTTGAAGATTGGCGATATTGAAAGTGCCGAGAAGATCTATGACGAATGGGAATCCAGCAATTTATCTTTCGACATTTGTATCCCAAATTTCTTGATTGGTGCTTATACCAGAAAGGGCCTAGTTGACAAGGCTCTAGTTGACAAGGCCGAATCCATTGTTAACAGGGTAATACAAAAGGGAGAGAAACCGGATGCAAGGTCTTGGCATTATTTGGCAAGGGGATATCTTGATCATGATCAAATTGAGAAGACAGTTGAGTTGACGAGGAAAGCACTTTCAGTTGAGGGGTCACGGTGGACACCAGATGGCCATGTTGTCGCCGCCtgtatggaatatatgaaacaGAAAGCGGATGTGGAAGGAGCTGAAGAATTTATAAGACTACTCGGGGAGAAGTGTAGTTTCCCCATAAGTATTCAGGAGAAATTGTTAGATTACATTAATAATGAGGATTCAGTCACTGTAGAAATAGGTGACCTGGAATGGGATCGTCGGAACGGAGTTCTGAAAGAAGCGGATTTAGGTTCCAACTAACCGAATCTGTCAGATACCTATTTCAAAAAACTCCCGAAATTGTGGGTAGCGAATGCAAGTCAACTTCAGGGAGTTGTAAAGCTTCTCTAACGATTTAAGGTATTACTTTTGTTCTGAACATTAAGTTTGCTGCAATTTGAATGAACTTTTTCTTCATTCCTAAATTGTTTGTCCTTTTAAGACGGTTGCCAATTTTTATCATCTGCATTGGTTTTAGAAAGTAGGAACTATCAGTGTGAGGAGCTTGTAGCTCAAATGGGTAAGAGCGTTTACTAGGTCGAGGGTTTTTGTTCGAATCCCTCTCTAATATAtcttattttacaaaataaagtAGAGCTACTTAGAAAAGATTTGATGAACTGATAAGGATTAAAAAGCAGACAACTCAAACCCAATTCATATTGAAAATTGACTGCCgatgaagatttttttttatctgacAAAGTGCTGTTATACACTACAGAGGGCATTAGTGTAAGGCCAACTGCTTAATTGACTTCTACAACTATCGATCCCGATCTAACAAAGTAATTGAGTTCAAACAACATAATGTTCCTTAGCGGGCAAAATCTTTTACCTAACactcaaaaactaaaattttaatttatattaaaatcTCGCTACATTTTGTCCTTTGTtggtataattttatttttttcaacaaaaactaattaaactttTAGTTTGTGTGAATACACGTAGCATAAGTAAAATGAAAATGTTAAATGAGACGATAAGcagttgtttgtttttttttttgggggttttttttgggttaggggggggggggggggggggtgtgggTGGGTGTTGAATGAGAAGGTAAGCAGTCcctttatccttttttttggCCGAAACGTCGGTGTGATATTTTGGATGtgggaattttgggattttaggTTTGAAAGTGGGAATATGGGATTGCTTCCCACCCCAAATAAATAAGATTGCAGTGGGCTGAGGGACCCACGTGAGACCAGGAACAGCAGGCCAGCCCATGTGGAGATAATTCCATGCGGGCTGGCACTAATTAGCTGACTTGGAGGGGGGGGTATTGACTGCAGGCGAGTGCACTAGCAACACGGTTTTTATTGCCTAGATTGACGTGTCGTTGACATTCAATGGTTGTTGCGCCTTATGGGTTTTGATCTAGTGTGGTGCGCCTGATTACATCATTTTTAAATCCAATGACTCAAATTCAATGATAATATAAAATATCCAACGgctcaaatttaaatccaacagtcaaaataataatattaattaattcaaattagATCCGACACCGAACCTCTATAAATACACATCCATTTGTTCACAaatccattaaaaaaaattcatttttctcaccaagtttttttgtttgtttggaatttgaattttatACACCAAAATGTTCGTAAAAATTAAACAAGATAGATTATGCAAAATCTAATTCCAAAATTATTAGCAAATATAAAATCAACGAGACATAAAAAAgtttaataaattataaagttgGCAGTGGAAATTCTAGGTCCTTTCCCGTTGGAGAAAAAAATTGCCTAACCTCATTCGTATAGTGAATAGAGAAAAATATAGGGTTAAATTCTGGAATTTTAGCCCATTGAGTTGGAGATAGCCTTATATACTCTTGATTCTTaagcaatttaaaaaaaataatcctattTTTATAAACTAATTACTTAGGATTGcagaaatgaataataatttttCCCTTTGCTTCTTATTCACGGCACCTTTCCTAATCCGATGGTGTAAATACCAAATAGCCTTGTTACATCACAAAAATTGACCTTTTATTCACAATTAAGCACATaaagtcatcaaagaagaaaagacACATTCATGGGCTTCTTAAACATCAATTTTAATCTAATTAGAaaaatggtccatcaactttaatctAATTGGAAAAATAGTcattcaactttaactcaattaaaGCAAGATCCCTCAACCATAACCATTTTGTCGGAAGTTCTAACGGGATTGACGAAAATGACTAGATTTTTAGTCAACATGCCAAATCTCCAATTAGGAGAGTTGAAGGGCTATTATTACAATTTTCTCTATTCATTATGTACTCATGATTtcttaaaacaatttaaaaaaaaaaaaacaaaaatcctaTTTTTATAAACTAATTACTTAAAATCGCAAAAATAAAATGGGCACAAAATAGTTTTGGCCTTTGCTTTCTAATCACGGCACCTTTCGCAAAGGTGACTTTTTATTCACAACTCGGCAGATAAAAAtcgtaaaagaaaaagaaaaagaagaaaagacaCATTCATGGGCTTCTGAAAAAtcaacataaattatcaagtgCCCACTCAAGTGGGCCCATCCCATATTCTGTACGTCACAACGCTTTTCTCGTTGGCAGTTCAGACGGAGGAGGAGCGTCTGTTTTGTAAACGGGCATTTTAAGGCATACCAGTGGGGCCCACTACCGCCGACAGTGGCTCTTATCTTTTTGCAAAGCGGCCGTCCAACCACCCCGTTTTCTGCATTTCAAGTCAACAGTTTCCGACCAAAACCAAAATACAAGAAAATTGTGCTCAGCGTGAAATTACCTTTATACCCTTCTCCACCTTTCAATTTTTCCCACTCCTTTGTGGGGGTGTATTCTCTTGGTTTAATACAAGTGatgtaactagtttaatttataACAAGGAGAAGAGGGGAAGATTTGGATCTGAAACACAGTGAGTTAAAAAAGAAAGTCTTAATCATCAAG encodes the following:
- the LOC126600656 gene encoding pentatricopeptide repeat-containing protein At2g20710, mitochondrial-like yields the protein MKHSRLSSLFNFSSRFGFRNSPGVSLYSTTTYRPHREPSRGTLNELYRRISRAGDHTAPISPILDQWIEEGRTAPKGAFVTIIKELRQYKQYKHALEISMWLSDKRYFELTIADVAIRLDLIAKVHGIEQAEDYFNNIPKNLKVLEVYCALLNSYARAKLVEKAEDIMQKMRELGFARTSLSYNNLLNLYHQTGNTDKFNVLMSDMKEKGILHDKFTYCIQISAYAAASDLEGIDKVMAEWESDPKVLMDWDSYSNVAISYKKAGNVEKALAMLERSEKLMSSSKRKRGAYEYLMTQYAALGQKDRVMRLWELYKKHMKIYNRGYISIMTSVLKIGDIESAEKIYDEWESSNLSFDICIPNFLIGAYTRKGLVDKALVDKAESIVNRVIQKGEKPDARSWHYLARGYLDHDQIEKTVELTRKALSVEGSRWTPDGHVVAACMEYMKQKADVEGAEEFIRLLGEKCSFPISIQEKLLDYINNEDSVTVEIGDLEWDRRNGVLKEADLGSN